The segment CATGATGGCCCAGTTCCTGAGCAGCCATGATGAGGACGGCTTCCTGTCCGAATACGTGGACGGGGACAAAGGCAAGCTCAAGGTTGCCGCTGCTCTGCAGATTACAGCCAAGGGCCAGCCCGTCATTTACTACGGCGAAGAGCTGGGCCGCTCAGGCAAAAATGCGGGCAATATGGCCGAGGGCGAGTTCAGCGGGAACCGCGGCGATATGCCATGGGATCAGCTGGATGCGGAGCAGGAGCTTCACGATCATTACATGAAGCTGCTGAACATCCGGGCAGAGTATTCCGAGGTCTATGCCAGAGGAACCCGCAGCTGGCTTGCCGGCTCCGATGAGTCCGGGTATCTGGCCTTCAACAAGCAATATGGCAAAACGAATATTGTGACGGTTATCAACAGCAAGGCAGAAGGGCAGAAGGTGGAGATTCCTGTTCCGTATGCCCCACTGTCAACCGTGAAGGATGAATACAGCGGCAAGGAATATACGGTGAATGCTACCGGGAAGGTTAGCGTTGAGCTGCCGGGCAGAGATGCTGGCGGGACTGTCATTCTGGCAGAGAAGCCTGAGGTAGTGGTTCCGACGCCGACGCCGACACTAACACCGACACCAGTGCCGACTGAGGTGCCGGCAGTAACGCCGGCACCGGTGGCAGACTCCGGTGAGACTCCGGTGGCTACACCTTCGCCTAGCGCTGCGGCGGTTCCGGGAGATACCCAGGAAGTCAGTGAGGTACAGCTCCGTGCTGCCACGGATGGCAGGGTTGAGCTTCGTCTGGAAGCGGGCAAGACAGCGGTGCTCCTGCCGCTCCAGGCAGCCAGCTTACTGGGCAAGAATGAGCTGGTTATTCATTCGCAGGGGCTGTCCGTTAGGCTCCCGGGTGTGGTGCTGGCTGATGCCGAAGCCCTGGCAACGGGGGCGGACACCGGAAGTGCGCGGCTTTTGCTGGAGCTTCATCCGCTTGGCCCGGATGCAGTGCGCGGTCTGAGTAAGGAGAATAGGACAGTAGCTGCGGCGTCAGGAATCTACGAGCTTAAGCTGCAACTGGTCAAGCAGGACGGCACACGTCTACCGGTTGGTTCATTCAAGCAGCCGGTAACCTTAACGCTAAAGCTTACAGGCCAGCCCGTGAAGGATTGGACTGGTGTGTTCGGTCTGGAGGACGGCGGTATGCTGCGGTACATGGGCGGAGCAGTCCAGGCGGACGGTTCCTATACGGCGGCAGTTACACAATCCGGCAGGTATGCCGTGCTTGAGGTGCATACTGTATTCAAGGATGTGCCGGCTACCCACTGGGCTTCTGCCGCAGTTACCTCGCTGGCTGCGAAGCAAGTCGTTACCGGAGTAAGTGCTGCCGCCTTTGAACCGGCGCGGATGGTGACGCGTGCAGAATTCACGGCACTGCTGATGCGGGCGCTCGGGCAGTCTGGTGAAGGGCAAATACCGTTCACTGATGTACTGCCTGGTGCGTGGTATGCCTCTTACGTGGAGGCAGCCGCAAACCTGGGCATTGTCCAGGGGCGCAGCGGCAGCAGCTTTGCACCGGATGCGGCGATCAGCCGGGAGGAGATGGCTGTGATGGCTGTCCGTGCCCTGGAATTCAAGCAGGGCAGGAAGCTGGCCTCTGCCGGATACCCGGCAGTGTTCGCAGATGCTTCCGGCATGGGAGAATGGGCGAAGCCTTATGTTGCTGCCGCCGCTGCATTGAAGCTTGTAGCAGGCAGAGAACAGGGCCGGTTCGTTCCGCAGGGACAGCTGACCCGTGCAGAGAGCGCGCAGGTGATCTATAACCTGCTCAGCCAGTAAATCTGCCTATGTAATCCGGCTTCATAACGAAACAGGGTATTCCGCCAGCCTGACGGCTGCTGCGGGATACCCTGTTTGTGTTGCCGGTAATAGCCGGTATATACGGTAGAAATAAACCGCCAGTTGGCTAGCTCCGCCAAACTCATTTTATCGGCCTGCGGTGTGTTTGGAGCAAACGTTGACTAACCAATTGTATTTCATACACTAGAAACCTCTGATTTGGCCGTCAAATCAGATTCTATTGTAGTTCGTACAGCTGAATGTTGCGTTTGGGCGGAAAAGAGGCCGTTTCTTGAGATTCAAGTGTACAGAATACAATAGAGTTTATAGGTTAGCCGTTTTTGCAGCATTCTATTGTACAAAGTACAGTTGTCCTCGTTCAAGCGCATACAGCAGATCCAATCCATAAATTTATACCTGACGATATATTAGGACATCTGGGCCTGAAGCACGGCGAAGCCGTATGCAGGCAGTCTCAGTGACAGCTTGCCGCGTTCGGCATGGATCGCTTCGCCAGTCCACAGATTCTCCCAATTGCGTTCCTGGACGTCCAGCCGGAAGGTCTGCACCGTCTCCTCCGTATTAATCAGCACGATGATCAGATCATCGCCCAAACTACGCTCATAGGCCAGCTTGCTGCCCCCGGCTCCGGCTTCAAGGAAGGTGAAGCGTCCGGTGCGCAGCGCCGGATGGCTGCCGCGGATCTCAATCAGCTTACGGTAAAAGTTGAATAAATCGCGATCCTGCCGCTCCGGGTCCCACTCCATGCATTTACGGCAGTCCGGGTCGCCTGCGCCATCCATTCCGATCTCGTCCCCGTAGTAAATGCAGGGCGTGCCCATGAAGGTGAACTGGAACAGTGCAGCCAGCTTCATGACGTTCTTATCGCCCTCGGCTACAGTCAGCAGACGCGCAGTATCATGGCTGTCGAGGAGATTGAAGGCGACCTCACTGGCCTGGAGCGGATACCGGGACAGCTGTCTGCCGATCGAATGGGCGAAGCCTTCCGCATCCAGCGTTCCGTAGACGAAGAAGTCAAGCACCGCGTCTGTGAACGGGTAGTTCATGACGGCATCGAATTTGTCGCCTTCCAGCCAAGGGGCTGATTCATGCCAGATCTCGCCCAGAATATAAGCCTCGGGATTGGCACGCTTCACGACTTTGCGGAAATCACGCCAGAATTCGTGATCCACCTCGTTGGCCACATCCAGACGCCAGCCGTCGATGCCGACCTCCTTGATCCAATACTCGGCGACCTTCAGCAGATACTCCTTCACCTCAGGATGCTCCGTGTTCAGCTTCGGCATCAGCGGCTCGAAGGCGAAGGCATCGTAAGTCGGGATATTGTTCACTACCTGGAGCGGATATTCCCGGATATGGAACCAGTTCTTATACTCCGAATCCTCGCCCTTCTCCAGTACATCCACGAACGGGGCGAAGGTACGGCCCGCATGGTTGAAGACCGCGTCCAGCAGCACACGGATGCCGCGCTCATGACAAGCATCGACCAATCTTTTCAGCGTGTCCACATCACCGAAATGCGGATCGACCTGCATATAGTCCTCCGTGTCATATTTGTGATTGGTGGTGGCAGTGAAGACCGGTGTGAAATAAATGCCCGTAATGCCCAGCTCCGTCAGATGGTCGAGATGATCTATGACACCCTGCAGATCTCCGCCGAAGAAATTATCCGGCCGGGGGGTTCCGCCCCAAGGCTCCACATTAGCAGGGCTTATGCCGGGATTGCCGTTAGCGAACCGCTCCGGGAAAATCTGATAAAACACCGCATCCTTGACCCAGGCCGGAGGCGTGAAGACATCACCGCGGCTTATGTAGGGGAATTCAAACAGCCGGTTGGGGTTCGCGGGACGCTCCTTCTGGAAATCACTCTCTGTCATCCAGATGCGCTCTTTGCCCTGCTGCAGCAGGAAGCCGTATTTCAGCCTGCGGTAGAGCGGAACCGATTCGCATTCCCAGTAATCGAACATCGCATCGGAAGTGAACAGGGTCATCGGGATCAATTCCTTGGTGGTGTCCCAGGCATATTTATCGCCCGCCCAGGCGAAGACCTCAGTCAGATCCCCCTTCTTGGCCCGCAGCCGCAGGTGGATGGTATTGTGGTCATAGGCATACGACCAGTTCAGACGGGGACGGTGGTACACGGCTTCTAGTAACATATTTATTCCTCCTAAATTTAGTTTGGCTATATAGATTGAACTTAGAAATTTAAGTTAAGGGAAAAGTGGCGGAGGGGAATTTTGGAACTGGAGGAGCGGTAGCGTCCGCCTTTGTATTTTGATTTCTACCGCGTAGAGCGGTTCTAATCAGGAAATCCAAATACAACAGCGGCCGGAAGTCCAAAACTTCTCTGGAGTCACGGCTAATCCCAAAACATAAGACCAGTAATTCAATTTATATAGATTACGCACCCGATTCTGCACATGGCAAATAGGCACAACCGCCGGGTAGATTACGCCGAGGTTGTACCTGATAAGGGACAGTGCCTTTAGATTAGTGAAGAATGGGTGTTTCATAATGGTTTGGATTATAGCATGGAATAAAATGAGGTTCAAGAGGTTTGTACAAACAGTTGCACAAAGTTTTAGGAAGGGGAAACCGATTTCCAAAGTCTGTAAATTGATAATATTTAGCAATTATACAACAATATTCGCCTAAATACGACAAAAAATGCAGAAATGAATTTTGAATCTGAAGTAAATTCAAGTTATTTAAAGAAATCATGTGATAAATAGAGTAAATGAAACATTATCCATTATAAACGGCTGAATTTTATTGATTTTAGCATGTGCAAACGTTTTTACATCTGCGAGCCTGCTGATGTATTATGGATTCAGGAATGAAGCGCTTTCTAAACAGGGTATAACGTATTCGGAAGAGGCAATTGGAGAAAGCAGAATTTTTTTTGAATCCTCTGAAATCGTTTGCGCAAAGTGGGAAGCACGATCGTCAAATGAACACCATCGTCAAATGAAGTACCATCGTCAAATCAAGTGATATACACACAGGAGGGGTTAAAAGGAATGGATCTCAAAAAACTTATGGTTCTCACCGCAGCGTGCTCGATGGCAATGTCAATTACGGCGTGCGGCTCAAACAACAATGCCGGGGGAAATGCAGCGGCGACGAATGCTCCTGCAGATAGTGCAGCAGCCACGGATAATGCGGGGGCAGGCAGCGACAACGCACCGGCAGCGGGTGAGATCGTCCCGGAAGAGGGCGCTTCCCTTGTGATCTGGGAGAGTAAGGAAGAAAGACAGTTCGCCGAAGAGGTCGCCAAGCAGTTCACTGCCAAGTATAATGTTCCAGTCAAAATCGAAGAGGTAGCCCCGCCGGATCAAGTCGGCAAGCTTACCCAGGATGGACCTTCCGGCCTGGCTGCGGACGTCATCGTCATTCCTCATGATAATCTCGGCAAGGCGGCCAGCGCGAGTCTGCTGCTCCCTAATGATATCTTCGGAGAAGAGACAAAGGCGGAGAACACCGAGGCTTCCATCGTGGGTTCATCCTATGACGGCGAGCTGTACGGCTATCCGAGAGCGGCAGAGACCTATGCGCTGTTCTACAACAAGTCTCTGGTCAAAGAAGCCCCGAAATCCTTCGATGACGTCATTGCCTTCAGCAAAACGTTCACGGATAAAGCTAAGAACCGTTACGGCATTATGTGGGAAGTCGGCAATATGTACTTCAACTATCCGTTCATCGCAACTACCGGAGGTTACCTGTTCGGCAAAGACGGTACCGACAAAGACGATATCGGCCTGAACAATGAAGGTGCGATCAAAGGCCTGACTGAATTTGCGAAGCTGAAGGAAGTCTTGCCGATCAAGAGCGGTGACATTAACCCGGACATCAAGCGCAGTCTGTTCAACAGCGGGGATGTAGCCATGGATATTACAGGACCTTGGGAGCTTGCCGGATATAAAGAAGCGCTGGGCGACAACCTGGGAATCGCTCCGGTTCCTACCATTGACGGCAAGACTGCCATTACCTTCTCCGGGATCAAAATCTTTACCGTCAACGCCTATACGCAATATCCGAATGCTGCTAAGCTCTATGCCCACTTTGCTTCCGGCAAAGATTCGCAGCTGACACTCAACAAGCTGATCGGTTCCGTACCGACGAACAATGAAGCCCTGCAGGACCCGCAGATTACGGGTGATCCGTTCGTATCCGCATTTGCAGAACAAGCGAAGAACTCCCAGCCGATGCCTTCGATTCCTGAGATGGGGAACGTATGGAGCCCGGTGAATGCGGCACTTCCGGCCATCTGGGATAACAACACTGATCCGAAGGCAGCCATGGACAAAGCCGTAGAGCAGATTAAAGACCTGAACAACGGGGCTTCTGCCCAGTAACTACACAATCATCAGCTTACCGTGGAATTAGAGTTGCCCGCCGCATAGCCTGCGGCGGGCAGTTTACTTGAATTCCGCACGGAGAGGAGAACGGAAGGGAAATGCAGCGACACAAAGCGAGAGCTGGAATACTGTCGGCCATTTTTATGGGACTCGGGCAAATATATAACCGCCAATTCATCAAAGGGCTTATTTTCATAGCTGTAGAGGCTGTGGCACTTATCTATTTCATTAGCAATCTGGGAAGAGCCTTCTGGGGGATCACCACACTCGGGGAATCGCCAAGCCGGCTGGAGAAGGTTAAAGGCATTGCCAAAATGGTTCCCGGAGACCATTCCATCGTCATTCTGATTGAAAGCCTGATCACCCTGCTATTCTTTGTGTTATTCCTGATTCTCTGGTACATGAATATTAGGGATGCCTATAAAATCGGAGCAGAACGCGAAAACGGCCGTCCATCGCATACATTTACACAATCTGTACGTTATATTCTGGATTATAAATTTGCCCAGAGCTTCCTGCTGCTCCCGGGGCTTGGAATACTGTTCTTTACCATTATGCCGATCATCTTTATGATCATGCTGGCTTTTACCAACTATGCTGCACCGAACCACATTCCTCCGGCCAAGCTTGTAGACTGGGTTGGATTCGAGACCTTCCGCAATCTGCTGGTGCTGAAATCCTGGAGCCATACCTTTTACGGTGTACTTACCTGGACGATTATCTGGGCGGTTCTTTCGACTGTAACTACTTATTTCGGCGGGATGCTGGTTGCCCTGCTGATTAACCAAAAAGGTATCCGCTTCAAGGGCATGTGGAGAATGCTCCTGATCATCCCTTATGCCATTCCGCAGATGATCTCGCTCCTCTTGATGCGCAATCTGTTCAACGGGCAGTTCGGCCCGATCAACCAGTACCTCGGCTATTTCGGACTAGGCGGCCTGCCTTGGCTGACAGATCCGTTCTGGGCCAAAGTTACGGTCATTGTCGTGAACATGTGGGTCGGTATTCCGGTATCCATGCTGCTGATCATGGGGGTATTGACTACGATTCCGCGTGATATGTATGAGGCGGCTGAGGTGGACGGTGCAACCAACTATCAGAAATTCCGCATCGTCACCCTGCCGATGATTCTGTTCTCTACCGCACCTACGCTGATTATGCAGTTCGCCGGTAACATCAACAACTTCAATGCGATCTTCCTGCTGACGGGAGGGAACCCGGTGAACGGGAACTACCAGTATGCGGGTTCAACGGATCTGCTCGTTACCTGGCTGTATAAGCTGACGCTGGATCAGAACAAGAATAATATGGCGTCGGCAATAGGCATCATCCTGTTCATCATTGTTGCCGGGTTCTCCCTGTACAATTACCGCCGGACCAAATCGTTCCAAGAGGAGGATATGATTCAATGATTATCGGACGCAAAGCTGCGAACTTTATTCGCCTCTGCTTAAGCTATATTGTTCTCGTTGCCCTGGCGGTCGCTGCAATCTATCCTGCACTCTGGATCCTGCTTGCATCCTTCCGTCCGGGTAAATCCCTGTACAGCAAGACGCTGATTCCCGAGACATTCACCCTCGCCCACTATAAGGAGCTGTTCACCTCACCGGTATATATGTTTGGAACATGGTATGGGAATACGCTTAAGATTGCGGTGTTCTCGATGCTGATCGGGGTGGTGCTGACGCTGTTGACCAGCTATGCCTTATCCCGGTTCCGGTTCAAAAGCCGCAAGACCACCATGTCCACGCTGCTGATTCTCGGGATGTTCCCGGGCTTCATGAGCATGATTGCCATCTATCTGCTGCTGAAGGAGTTCAATTTGCTGGATACTCATCTGGCGCTTATTATCGTCTATGCAGCCGGAGCACCGCTCGGAGGGACGCTGATCGCCAAGGGCTTCCTGGACACGATTCCGCGTTCGCTGGATGAAGCCGCGCGGATTGACGGAGCGAGCAACTTCGGGATTTTTACCCGGATTATTCTGCCTTTATCCCGTCCGATGATCACTTATATCGCGCTGACCCTGTTTGTCGGCCCGTGGGTCGATTTCATCTTCGCCAAGCTGATTCTGCGGACCAAGGAGAACTGGACGGTCGCCGTGGGGATGTGGGATATGGTCAATACGATGCAGAATTCCAACTTCACCCTGTTCGCGGCGGGAGCCGTGCTGATCTCTGTACCAATTATGATTCTCTTCGCCTTCCTGCAGCGTCTGCTGGTTGACGGTCTGACGGCGGGGGCAAGTAAGGGTTAGGAATTCAGGAAGTTAGAAATATAGGAAGTTGTCCATGTTTGTACGAATAACAGGTGCGGCCTTGAAGCAGTTCTGAGGGGCTGCACCTTTCTTTTGTCGGGAAATCGTGATCTGGATGATAAGGGGAGAATGTAATGCAACGGTGGCGATTCATTAATTTCAGCTCGGTTGGCGTCAAGTTATTCGTAATTCTGTTCTGTACTATTGTCCTGTTGTCCTCAGTTCTAGGCTTAACCTCCTATTATGCGGCAAAAGCGATCATTACCGATGAGGTGGCAGCAGCCTCCTCACAGTCTATTGTCCAGGCGGCAGACAAGCTGGATTTCCTGTTCGCTGAATATGAAGCGCTCTCCAGGCAATTCGCTGTAGATCCGGCGCTAAAGGCTGATATGGAGACGGTCAATCTTCCAACCGCCGGTACGGTTGCGCGGGCAGCCGCAGAGGACCGGATACGCCGCAAGCTGGACTCCGTCAGAGGATCGGATGAGCGGCTGCTTGGTGTCCGGCTGGTCTCAAGAAGCATGGTGGACGCCGAATCCTACAAATCGACGGGCATTAGCGGTGTGCGCAGTGATGAGGGCATCCTTGCCCGGATGAAGGAGATCGATAACGGTAAAGGCAATCCCGTCTGGTTCCCCGTCCGGGCTAAAGGTTTCTTCGACGCGTACAGCGAGTCCGCTATGACGATGGGCCGTCTGCTGCGGAATATTCAGAATCCGGCTGCCGAGTATTACATGCTGATTGAGGTGAAGGGCCAGGCGCTAACGGATGTGCTGTCCAACCTGCATATCGGGCTGGGTGGGGAGATCCGCATCCTCGATTCTTCGGGCCGGGTTGCATACAGTGCTGACGATGCACTGCTCGGGCAGGCTTCTTACATACATACCGGAGAGTTGAAGTCCGGAACGCAGAAGAGTGAGGAGCAGAAGCTGCCGGGGGCAGGGAAGAGTGAGGAGCGGGAAATGACCGGGCAACGGGAGAATGAGGGACAAGAGCCGGCCGGAGCACCGCAGGGGGAGAGCGGGAAGCGGTCCTTCACGGCCGGGGATGAGCAGGGGAGTCCGCAGCTGGTAGTCTACCAGCCGCTGAGCACAGCGGACTGGACGCTGCTGGGCTATGCGCCGGTGAGTGATTTTACCAAATCTGCCGACAGGCTGCTCTACATAACCTTGCTGGTAGTCTTGGCTGCAGCCTTGATTGCTCTCATCATCGGCTATGTTCTGGTGCGGCTGATCGGCCGTCCGCTTGGCAAGCTGGCCCGGCTGATGGAAGAGGGCGAGCGGGGCAATCTGCAGGTGCGGACCAACTTCAAGGGCCGGGATGAGATCGGGCGGGTGGGTCACAGCTTCAACCGGATGATGGAGCAGATCTCCCGGATGGCCGGGCAGAGCAGCAGTTCGGCTGCGGAGGTGCTGGCAACCTCGGAGCAGCTCGTTGCCGCTTCCGGCGCGATTAGCGGCCAGGCCAGTGAGGTCGCAACTGCCACCGGTGAAATTGCCGGGGGAGCCGCCAGTCTGGCGGCGGAGGCCGAGAGCAGCAATACCAAGGTGGAGCTGATGGGCGGCAAGACCAGCGAAGTGGCTGAGAAGAATGCAGTTATGGCAGCATCCGCAGAGAAGGTCATGGAGGTCAGTGACCAGGGAGCGGAGCGGATGAAGAAGCTGGTATCGCAGAGTGAGGGTGTGCTGAAGCTGATGGACCTGATTCAGGAGAATTCAGCCATGCTGCGGGATAGCACAGTGCTGATCCGCAGCATCCTCTCCCCGATGATTGCGATGAACAAGCAGACGAATATTCTGGCGCTGAATGCTTCAATTGAAGCCGTGCGCGCTGGCGCCGCCGGGAGAGGCTTCATTGTCATTGCCAATGAGATCAGAGGGCTGGCCAATCAGTCGAGCGAGTCGATTGCCTCCGTTTCCCGAATTACCGAGGAGATCAGCGGTCATATCGAGAACACGGTTAAGGTTGTGAGTGAGGCTGCGCCGATGTTTGGCAGCCAGCTGGCCTCGGTCCGGGAATCCTCGCTCATCTTCGGGAGTGTAAGGGCCGAGATGGAGGTGTTCAGCGGATACCTGGGCCAGTCTTCGGCGGCTGTCTCCGAGCTGGCCGAATACCAGCAGCAGCTGGGACAATCCATGGCAAGTGTGATCTCGGTAGTGCAGCAGACCAGCGCCTCTACGGAAGAGGTGGCGTCCATGTCCTCGCAGCAATTCACGGTCAGCAGGGAGCTGGTCGCCCTCTCTGGCAAGCTGGAGGAGCTGGCGGAGCAGCTGAAGCAGTCGATGATTTCTTTTCAGGGTTAGGGCTGAAGGGATAAAAGGATGAAGGGAGAGCGGTTGTGGAAGCGTATTGCGGGAACCTGCGCTTTTCTATAAGATGGATGAGGTTAGATGCAGGATATCTTGAATACTGAAGGTGATGTCATGGACAAGCATTTATTTCTGAACGGCGGCGGTCCGCCGTTTACCCGTGGTCTGGCACGGAGATTCGTAAGCGTAATGGCAGCAGGACCAGTCGCTGTGTTATTTGAAGAAAGGGAAGACTGGCCGGACTATATGCCTGCCTATATGCAGCCGCTGGCTGACGCGGGAATATCCGAATTCTGTTATCTGCCGCTGAAGTCTACTGAGGTGCATACTGCTATAGAGAGCCTCCAGGCCTGCGGCGGGATCATCATCGGGGGCGGGGATACGGATCTGTATGCCGACCTCATTGTGGATACCCCTATCGGTGAGGTGATCCGGCAGCGTTATGAGGCGGGAATACCGGTTGCGGGATTCTCGGCAGGAGCGTTGATTAGCCCGGAGCGGTGTGTAATTTCCGCCAAGGATAATGAGAGCAGACAATTCAAACACCGCAAGGGTCTCCATCTGATTCCTGATCTGCTGCTATCCGTCCATTTCACCCAGTGGCATGAGGAGGAGCATTTACGGACAGCGGTCCGTACCCTCGGCGAGCTGCCGAATTACGGAATAGACGAAGAGACCGGCATCTACCTGCTGAACGGACAGCCCGAAGAGATAGAGGGCGGCGGGGTGTATAGTCTGGTGAATGGAATATTGACAAGAATCCACTGAGGATGATGAACGGGAGCAGAGGGCGCGGGCCTTCTGCTCTTGTTTTTTGCGCCAGGATAAAATGGATAGGTCAGGGGTGTGTGCCGAATGTAATCGGAAACCGATCACAATCGGCTGGCGAGGGGTGCGTGGGC is part of the Paenibacillus sp. FSL M7-0420 genome and harbors:
- a CDS encoding alpha-glycosidase: MLLEAVYHRPRLNWSYAYDHNTIHLRLRAKKGDLTEVFAWAGDKYAWDTTKELIPMTLFTSDAMFDYWECESVPLYRRLKYGFLLQQGKERIWMTESDFQKERPANPNRLFEFPYISRGDVFTPPAWVKDAVFYQIFPERFANGNPGISPANVEPWGGTPRPDNFFGGDLQGVIDHLDHLTELGITGIYFTPVFTATTNHKYDTEDYMQVDPHFGDVDTLKRLVDACHERGIRVLLDAVFNHAGRTFAPFVDVLEKGEDSEYKNWFHIREYPLQVVNNIPTYDAFAFEPLMPKLNTEHPEVKEYLLKVAEYWIKEVGIDGWRLDVANEVDHEFWRDFRKVVKRANPEAYILGEIWHESAPWLEGDKFDAVMNYPFTDAVLDFFVYGTLDAEGFAHSIGRQLSRYPLQASEVAFNLLDSHDTARLLTVAEGDKNVMKLAALFQFTFMGTPCIYYGDEIGMDGAGDPDCRKCMEWDPERQDRDLFNFYRKLIEIRGSHPALRTGRFTFLEAGAGGSKLAYERSLGDDLIIVLINTEETVQTFRLDVQERNWENLWTGEAIHAERGKLSLRLPAYGFAVLQAQMS
- a CDS encoding sugar ABC transporter substrate-binding protein, translating into MDLKKLMVLTAACSMAMSITACGSNNNAGGNAAATNAPADSAAATDNAGAGSDNAPAAGEIVPEEGASLVIWESKEERQFAEEVAKQFTAKYNVPVKIEEVAPPDQVGKLTQDGPSGLAADVIVIPHDNLGKAASASLLLPNDIFGEETKAENTEASIVGSSYDGELYGYPRAAETYALFYNKSLVKEAPKSFDDVIAFSKTFTDKAKNRYGIMWEVGNMYFNYPFIATTGGYLFGKDGTDKDDIGLNNEGAIKGLTEFAKLKEVLPIKSGDINPDIKRSLFNSGDVAMDITGPWELAGYKEALGDNLGIAPVPTIDGKTAITFSGIKIFTVNAYTQYPNAAKLYAHFASGKDSQLTLNKLIGSVPTNNEALQDPQITGDPFVSAFAEQAKNSQPMPSIPEMGNVWSPVNAALPAIWDNNTDPKAAMDKAVEQIKDLNNGASAQ
- a CDS encoding sugar ABC transporter permease, which produces MQRHKARAGILSAIFMGLGQIYNRQFIKGLIFIAVEAVALIYFISNLGRAFWGITTLGESPSRLEKVKGIAKMVPGDHSIVILIESLITLLFFVLFLILWYMNIRDAYKIGAERENGRPSHTFTQSVRYILDYKFAQSFLLLPGLGILFFTIMPIIFMIMLAFTNYAAPNHIPPAKLVDWVGFETFRNLLVLKSWSHTFYGVLTWTIIWAVLSTVTTYFGGMLVALLINQKGIRFKGMWRMLLIIPYAIPQMISLLLMRNLFNGQFGPINQYLGYFGLGGLPWLTDPFWAKVTVIVVNMWVGIPVSMLLIMGVLTTIPRDMYEAAEVDGATNYQKFRIVTLPMILFSTAPTLIMQFAGNINNFNAIFLLTGGNPVNGNYQYAGSTDLLVTWLYKLTLDQNKNNMASAIGIILFIIVAGFSLYNYRRTKSFQEEDMIQ
- a CDS encoding sugar ABC transporter permease; this encodes MIIGRKAANFIRLCLSYIVLVALAVAAIYPALWILLASFRPGKSLYSKTLIPETFTLAHYKELFTSPVYMFGTWYGNTLKIAVFSMLIGVVLTLLTSYALSRFRFKSRKTTMSTLLILGMFPGFMSMIAIYLLLKEFNLLDTHLALIIVYAAGAPLGGTLIAKGFLDTIPRSLDEAARIDGASNFGIFTRIILPLSRPMITYIALTLFVGPWVDFIFAKLILRTKENWTVAVGMWDMVNTMQNSNFTLFAAGAVLISVPIMILFAFLQRLLVDGLTAGASKG
- a CDS encoding methyl-accepting chemotaxis protein — encoded protein: MQRWRFINFSSVGVKLFVILFCTIVLLSSVLGLTSYYAAKAIITDEVAAASSQSIVQAADKLDFLFAEYEALSRQFAVDPALKADMETVNLPTAGTVARAAAEDRIRRKLDSVRGSDERLLGVRLVSRSMVDAESYKSTGISGVRSDEGILARMKEIDNGKGNPVWFPVRAKGFFDAYSESAMTMGRLLRNIQNPAAEYYMLIEVKGQALTDVLSNLHIGLGGEIRILDSSGRVAYSADDALLGQASYIHTGELKSGTQKSEEQKLPGAGKSEEREMTGQRENEGQEPAGAPQGESGKRSFTAGDEQGSPQLVVYQPLSTADWTLLGYAPVSDFTKSADRLLYITLLVVLAAALIALIIGYVLVRLIGRPLGKLARLMEEGERGNLQVRTNFKGRDEIGRVGHSFNRMMEQISRMAGQSSSSAAEVLATSEQLVAASGAISGQASEVATATGEIAGGAASLAAEAESSNTKVELMGGKTSEVAEKNAVMAASAEKVMEVSDQGAERMKKLVSQSEGVLKLMDLIQENSAMLRDSTVLIRSILSPMIAMNKQTNILALNASIEAVRAGAAGRGFIVIANEIRGLANQSSESIASVSRITEEISGHIENTVKVVSEAAPMFGSQLASVRESSLIFGSVRAEMEVFSGYLGQSSAAVSELAEYQQQLGQSMASVISVVQQTSASTEEVASMSSQQFTVSRELVALSGKLEELAEQLKQSMISFQG
- a CDS encoding Type 1 glutamine amidotransferase-like domain-containing protein, which produces MDKHLFLNGGGPPFTRGLARRFVSVMAAGPVAVLFEEREDWPDYMPAYMQPLADAGISEFCYLPLKSTEVHTAIESLQACGGIIIGGGDTDLYADLIVDTPIGEVIRQRYEAGIPVAGFSAGALISPERCVISAKDNESRQFKHRKGLHLIPDLLLSVHFTQWHEEEHLRTAVRTLGELPNYGIDEETGIYLLNGQPEEIEGGGVYSLVNGILTRIH